The DNA region TAAAATGTTTGTAAAATATCTTTATCATAGTTTGGATGAAATTTCAATGTTGATGCGTAATTTTGTTTCCAATAAATTTCTCTGTAGAGGGGGTATCGCAATGGGAAATTTGTATTTTGATGAAACAAAAAATATTATGTTTGGTCCAGCGATAAATAATGTATATGAATTGGAACAAAAAGCAAAAATGCCTCGCTTGATATTTGATGATGATTTGGCAAAAATGCTATTAGATTATGAAACAGAACTTAAGAAAAATGATAAGTATTTTAATATTTTTGTTCGTTATCTTGATATTATAATGAAAGATAATATGGATCATAGATATTTTCTAAATTATCTGGCGGGATCTCCGATGTTGCTAGATAATTCTATCGACTATTATGCCCGACAACAAGAATGGGTTAAAAATATCATTGAAAAAGAACCAGATCATGAAATTGTTGCCAAATATAATTGGCATTTGGATTTTTTAACAACCGTTAAAAATGATTATGTTATAAATCGAGATGAAAGAGATGTTTAAATTAAGCAATATAAAATGAATAAAAATAGTAGTAATACTATTTAAATCGTATCAAACCTCTCCTTCGCCTATATATTACTACTTAGAATAACTTATAAGTTATCCGGGCCGCTCCGTATGGGGTGGCCTTATTCATTTACAGGAGGAATCTCTATGCTCTATGAAATCGTCTCTGAACGGAAAGTGACATACACCACCATAATTAAAAACCCCGACGATATGTACAAGCTTGTGAAACGATACGCCCAGGCAAAAAAAGAGCAGTTTATTGTAGTGACACTTAATACTGCCCATGAACCATTATCAGTCCGTATTGTGAGTACTGGAACTATCAACAGGGCAATCATACATCCACGGGAAGTATTCTACCCGGCTACCCAAGACTTAGCCTCGGCGGTGATTCTTTGCCACAATCACCCTTCGGGCAGCTTAAAGCCGTCCTGCGGGGACAAGGTTATGACTAATAGGCTCATAGCCGCAGGACAAATTATGGGAATCCACATTTTAGATCATCTTATCATTGGAAAATCCGGGTACTTCAGTTTTCGGGAGAATGGCTGTCTGCTGGAAGGTGATGAAATTCTAAAACTGTCTTTGAAAGATTTTGTTGAGGGAACATAAATCTATGATCCTCAGCGCCTTTACCTTCTTTTTAACGGCAGCGTTGCTGTCTGGAAATATCACACAAAGGCCGCCCGATAAAGGCGGTCCATTTCAATTTTGGAGGTGCTTAATTATGGCACATGGAATTATGGAGAACGATTGGATGTTCAGCGGCAAAGGCGTTGTACCCTGGCATGAAATTGGGACAGTGCTGGACGGCGTACTCACTTCGGGCGAAGCTATAAAAGCGGCAAAACTTACCTGGAAGGTTGACCAGATTCCGGTATTTGCTGCTGGTAACTGGGCTGAGGCAATACCGGGTTTTGTGGCAAATGTCAGGAATGACACAAAAGAAGTCCTTGGCATTGTGACCGACCGGTACTGTGTTGCCCAAAACCAAGATGTGTTTGCCTTTGCAGATGAATTGATAGGGACAAACAAGGCAAAATGCACCTATGAAACTGCCGGGAGCCTTTGGAATGGCCGGAGGGTTTTCATGCTGGTGAATATGCCGAAAGGCCGGATAGTGGGTGACGACTACCAGCCCTATCTTTGCCTGTCCAATGCCCATGACGGCACAGCGTCCCTGCAAGTCTTCCTGACCGGTATCAGGGTAGTCTGTAACAATACCCTGACGGCAGCGCTCCATACCGCAAAACGGAAAATATCAATCCGGCATTTGACAAACATGGAACAGCGCAAGGATGAAGCCCTGCGGACCATGGGCGTGGCATCCAAATACTTCCACGATCTTGAAGTATTTGCGTCCATGCTCGCCGGAAAGAAGGTCAACATCACAAAAGTGCTGGACAAACTTTTCCCCGCTTCCAAACAGATGTCCACCCGCCAGGTTAAATCAAACCTTGAAGTAAAGGAGCTTATCAAGACGCTTTTCAAGCAGAAGGATGACCTGCAAAACTTCCGGGGGACGGCATGGGGGGCATACCAGGCAATCGCGGATTACCGCAGCAATGCCGAGCCGAGACGCAAAACAGCGACGTATGCGGATACAAAAATGGCGCGGTTTCTGGACGGCGATGATGTAATGACCCAAGCCCAGGAAATTATCCTGGAGCTTGCTGCATAGCCTATCCATCCCTTCTGCGCCTTTGCGGAAGGGATGCGCATTGCTTAAAGTTTA from Treponema primitia ZAS-2 includes:
- a CDS encoding DUF932 domain-containing protein; the protein is MAHGIMENDWMFSGKGVVPWHEIGTVLDGVLTSGEAIKAAKLTWKVDQIPVFAAGNWAEAIPGFVANVRNDTKEVLGIVTDRYCVAQNQDVFAFADELIGTNKAKCTYETAGSLWNGRRVFMLVNMPKGRIVGDDYQPYLCLSNAHDGTASLQVFLTGIRVVCNNTLTAALHTAKRKISIRHLTNMEQRKDEALRTMGVASKYFHDLEVFASMLAGKKVNITKVLDKLFPASKQMSTRQVKSNLEVKELIKTLFKQKDDLQNFRGTAWGAYQAIADYRSNAEPRRKTATYADTKMARFLDGDDVMTQAQEIILELAA
- a CDS encoding JAB domain-containing protein, with translation MLYEIVSERKVTYTTIIKNPDDMYKLVKRYAQAKKEQFIVVTLNTAHEPLSVRIVSTGTINRAIIHPREVFYPATQDLASAVILCHNHPSGSLKPSCGDKVMTNRLIAAGQIMGIHILDHLIIGKSGYFSFRENGCLLEGDEILKLSLKDFVEGT